A single region of the Oceanotoga teriensis genome encodes:
- a CDS encoding YebC/PmpR family DNA-binding transcriptional regulator, whose translation MSGHNKWANIKHRKGAQDAKRSKAFTKIIREITIAARDGGGDADANPRLRSAVDKAKAANMPKDKIETAIKKGTGELEGEELTELLYEGYGPAGVALLISVVTDNKNRSAQEIRHLLSKGNGSLAEAGAVSWNFERKGLIKVPKEEVSDMEEFMMQAIEAGAEDITEDTDPIEITVEPDLTSDVREALKADGYSIEDELTYNPKTTVNISGNDAEKLLKLLDNLEDNDDVQQVFGNYDIDDAELEELSKKLG comes from the coding sequence ATGTCAGGGCATAATAAGTGGGCTAATATTAAACATAGAAAAGGTGCTCAAGATGCGAAAAGATCTAAAGCTTTTACTAAGATCATAAGAGAAATAACTATAGCCGCAAGAGATGGCGGTGGAGATGCTGATGCTAATCCAAGATTAAGATCTGCAGTAGATAAAGCTAAAGCGGCAAACATGCCAAAAGATAAGATTGAAACAGCTATTAAAAAAGGTACAGGAGAACTTGAAGGTGAAGAACTAACAGAATTATTATATGAAGGTTATGGTCCAGCAGGCGTTGCTTTGTTAATATCTGTTGTTACAGATAATAAAAATAGATCTGCTCAAGAAATAAGACATCTTCTATCAAAAGGTAATGGTTCTTTAGCTGAAGCTGGAGCGGTTTCTTGGAATTTTGAAAGAAAAGGTTTGATAAAAGTTCCTAAAGAAGAGGTTTCTGATATGGAAGAATTTATGATGCAAGCTATTGAAGCTGGCGCTGAAGATATAACTGAAGATACAGACCCTATAGAAATAACTGTTGAACCAGATTTAACTTCAGACGTAAGAGAAGCTTTAAAAGCAGATGGTTATTCGATAGAAGATGAATTAACCTATAATCCAAAAACAACAGTAAACATTTCAGGCAATGATGCTGAAAAATTATTGAAACTTTTGGATAACTTAGAAGATAATGATGATGTTCAGCAAGTATTTGGAAATTACGATATTGATGATGCTGAACTCGAAGAATTATCAAAAAAATTAGGTTAA
- a CDS encoding transglycosylase domain-containing protein, with protein MKSYLIGFFIGIFFFIFLFIHTSNFYKNTSSIFFVNSNYNTYLFEDGESILPTKYKYVNLEDIPEELIYMLLWSEDRDFYEHYGVNIKALFRATLINIKNRSFSQGGSTLSQQLAKTLYLTNEKTIMRKVMDMMLAFFLERSYTKDEILEAYMNSVYLGNDISGFGAASERYFKKDLNDLDYNEMSMLVGIINGPELYNPYKYPDRAKNQASILLNSIHGNELIKFDKSNIEKMVNDIQIYKLDYKEDYLDFIYQVKKEEEALNLKGGGYKIKTTFNRDLYDSFTLNASESSIVINNKTGSVESFWGGEYSIFISNKQIGSVIKPFYYALALDKGYTFDTILPDEPMDFGGWRPNNYDKNFRGEISLEDAIVKSINIPSIYLATHIEKSPTDSIEKIKNFLESDIGLKGMYPEDLTLALGTVETNPFELIKAFTIFPNYGLIPKIYTISEIYDRKGNLIYKKYPEIDKKIDEISIKTYSSMNNLLRQVVERGSAKRINIEGIDLHGKTGTPELSTWFSGYTGNKSIVVRVDGVDLLSSTSAVPVAGNIVKNFIYSGYNLKVPKYMNAYDDEQKLDFFEDPITFVSKGMDVIEYLKFSKLKYSTDDLNEKLKEANSQLEYIYPDVVNRINEWKNINLVDFMKDPYSFIQNGYNLRNYLENISITDEIKKKLLNISDEIKYLYPDQASLIIEFISEKGL; from the coding sequence TTGAAAAGTTATTTAATAGGATTTTTTATAGGAATATTTTTCTTTATATTTTTATTTATACATACAAGTAATTTTTATAAAAATACATCATCCATATTTTTTGTCAATTCAAATTATAATACATATTTGTTCGAAGATGGTGAAAGTATTCTCCCAACAAAATACAAATATGTTAATTTAGAAGATATTCCAGAAGAATTAATATATATGCTTTTATGGTCTGAAGATAGGGATTTTTATGAGCATTATGGAGTTAATATAAAGGCTCTGTTCAGAGCTACTCTTATAAATATTAAAAATAGATCTTTTTCTCAAGGTGGATCAACTTTGAGTCAACAACTCGCGAAAACTTTATATTTGACCAATGAAAAAACTATTATGAGAAAAGTTATGGATATGATGCTGGCATTTTTCTTGGAAAGATCTTATACAAAAGATGAAATATTAGAGGCTTATATGAATAGTGTTTATCTTGGAAATGATATTTCTGGATTTGGGGCGGCTTCAGAGAGATATTTCAAAAAAGATTTAAATGATTTAGATTATAATGAAATGTCTATGTTAGTTGGAATAATTAATGGACCAGAATTATATAATCCGTATAAATATCCAGATAGAGCTAAAAATCAAGCTTCAATTCTTTTAAATTCCATTCATGGAAATGAATTGATAAAGTTTGATAAATCAAACATAGAAAAAATGGTTAATGATATACAAATATATAAATTAGATTATAAAGAGGATTATTTAGATTTTATTTATCAAGTAAAAAAAGAAGAAGAAGCATTAAACTTAAAAGGTGGAGGTTATAAAATAAAAACAACTTTTAATAGAGATTTATATGATTCTTTTACATTAAATGCTTCTGAATCTTCAATAGTTATAAATAATAAGACCGGATCTGTTGAATCTTTTTGGGGTGGAGAATACTCGATATTCATTTCTAATAAACAAATTGGTTCTGTGATAAAACCTTTTTATTATGCATTAGCATTAGATAAAGGCTATACATTCGATACTATACTTCCCGATGAACCTATGGATTTTGGAGGATGGAGACCAAATAATTATGACAAAAATTTTAGAGGTGAAATAAGTCTTGAAGATGCCATAGTTAAATCTATAAATATACCGTCTATATATTTAGCAACTCATATTGAAAAATCACCAACAGATTCAATAGAAAAAATAAAGAATTTTTTAGAATCTGATATAGGACTTAAAGGCATGTATCCAGAAGATTTAACACTTGCATTGGGAACTGTTGAAACAAATCCTTTTGAATTAATAAAAGCTTTTACAATATTTCCAAACTATGGATTAATACCAAAAATATATACAATATCAGAAATATATGATAGAAAAGGTAATTTAATATACAAAAAATATCCTGAGATAGATAAAAAAATAGATGAAATATCTATAAAGACTTATTCTTCTATGAATAATCTATTGAGACAAGTTGTAGAAAGAGGATCTGCAAAGAGAATAAATATAGAAGGAATAGATCTTCATGGAAAAACGGGAACTCCTGAGTTATCGACATGGTTTTCAGGATATACTGGAAACAAAAGTATAGTAGTTAGAGTAGATGGTGTAGATTTATTATCTTCAACATCGGCTGTTCCTGTAGCTGGAAATATAGTAAAAAACTTTATATATTCGGGTTATAATTTGAAAGTTCCAAAATATATGAATGCATATGATGATGAACAAAAACTGGATTTTTTTGAAGACCCTATAACTTTTGTTTCAAAGGGAATGGATGTTATAGAATATTTAAAATTTTCAAAATTAAAATACTCTACAGATGATTTGAATGAAAAATTAAAAGAAGCAAATTCACAATTAGAATATATATATCCAGATGTAGTTAATAGAATAAATGAATGGAAAAATATCAATCTCGTAGATTTTATGAAAGATCCTTATTCATTTATACAAAATGGATACAATCTAAGAAATTATTTAGAAAATATAAGTATTACAGATGAAATCAAGAAAAAACTTTTGAATATATCAGATGAAATAAAATATTTATATCCTGATCAAGCATCTTTAATAATAGAGTTTATAAGTGAAAAGGGGCTTTAA
- a CDS encoding TIGR03936 family radical SAM-associated protein: MKYMLKLKKYGNLAFTSHRDFISIIEYTLRRAKCPLEFSKGFSPKPIFSYTSALPLGYINRELYIIVNTKKSFNFEILNSCSPKGLKLIEFQEKNDDFNINEEIDKFKFRIYISENIYENFKNMDLIQKGQNFYNKNEIFEDLKCYNNNNKIYILEFFQNTKNIFNFYKIINKMNLKNFIYYPYCIETVWRG; the protein is encoded by the coding sequence ATGAAATATATGTTAAAATTAAAAAAATATGGGAATTTAGCTTTCACTTCACATAGAGACTTCATAAGCATCATAGAATATACCTTGAGAAGAGCTAAATGTCCTCTTGAATTTTCTAAAGGATTTAGTCCAAAACCAATTTTTTCTTATACTTCAGCTTTACCTTTGGGATATATCAACAGAGAACTTTATATAATAGTAAATACAAAAAAAAGCTTTAATTTTGAAATTTTGAATTCTTGTTCTCCAAAAGGTCTTAAATTAATAGAATTTCAAGAAAAAAATGATGATTTTAATATCAATGAAGAAATAGATAAGTTTAAATTTAGAATATATATATCTGAAAATATATATGAAAACTTTAAAAATATGGATTTAATTCAAAAGGGACAAAATTTTTACAATAAAAATGAAATTTTTGAAGACTTGAAATGTTATAATAATAATAATAAAATATACATATTAGAATTTTTTCAAAATACAAAAAATATTTTTAATTTTTATAAAATAATAAATAAAATGAACTTAAAGAATTTTATTTATTATCCTTACTGTATTGAAACCGTCTGGAGGGGTTAA
- a CDS encoding PP2C family protein-serine/threonine phosphatase, with the protein MFDAKSLYSKLNNALKIYTDEEENVNVLYERINFLTDKHLSELNNYKIQIEENTMILQAQFEEISKLYEELTTVLEISKLIFSTKDPRLSIEQIVKRLKDTVDFKNVIVGEFVDFETQNVNFNPLYLELRDMNFENIEPILYLLKKIDSPKTILREKDSVNHTESSFLLIPIKSKLKIWGFILLYGKTDNSIFLASDKKIMESVCEQLAFGFDTINYLNEKIKQQKFDEQLKIAKEIQNSLLPKKIPNILNCQISAFYRSAYDVGGDYYDVIKINDNEVLGLLADVSGKGVPAALIMSSMRAVVRSRIEAGDSIDSLVKYVNNYLEKNIPDDRFVTAIFILLNSKEKNVKIVNVGHNNCPIYLDSNEYTSVATGLPLGIFEDIDFKIEKYSYKSEFLFISYTDGITEARNEEKEEYGTKRLENLIKPIINENTNVIVNRIIDSVDNFVKSAPQHDDTTILVMKGF; encoded by the coding sequence ATGTTTGATGCAAAGTCTCTCTATTCAAAATTAAATAATGCTTTAAAAATATACACAGATGAAGAAGAAAATGTGAATGTACTATATGAAAGAATTAATTTTTTAACAGATAAACATCTTTCAGAGTTAAATAATTATAAAATACAAATAGAAGAAAATACTATGATTCTTCAAGCTCAATTTGAAGAAATTTCTAAATTATATGAAGAATTGACTACCGTTTTAGAAATTTCTAAGCTAATTTTTTCGACTAAAGATCCAAGACTGTCTATAGAACAAATAGTAAAAAGACTTAAAGATACTGTAGATTTTAAAAATGTTATAGTTGGAGAATTTGTAGACTTTGAAACTCAAAATGTAAATTTTAACCCTTTATATTTGGAATTAAGAGATATGAACTTTGAAAATATAGAACCAATTCTTTATCTTTTAAAAAAAATAGACTCTCCAAAAACAATTTTAAGAGAAAAGGACTCTGTTAATCATACTGAAAGTTCTTTTTTATTAATTCCTATAAAATCAAAACTAAAAATATGGGGTTTTATTTTATTATATGGAAAAACAGATAATTCGATTTTTCTTGCTTCAGACAAAAAAATAATGGAATCTGTTTGTGAGCAACTCGCTTTTGGATTCGATACTATAAATTATTTAAATGAAAAAATTAAACAACAAAAATTTGATGAGCAATTAAAAATAGCAAAAGAAATTCAAAATTCTTTATTGCCAAAAAAAATACCTAATATTTTAAATTGTCAAATATCAGCTTTTTACAGATCTGCTTATGATGTTGGTGGAGATTATTATGATGTCATAAAAATAAATGATAATGAAGTTTTAGGTTTATTGGCAGATGTATCTGGAAAAGGAGTACCAGCAGCATTGATAATGAGTTCTATGAGAGCAGTTGTCAGAAGTAGAATCGAAGCTGGAGATAGTATTGATTCTCTTGTAAAATACGTAAATAATTATTTGGAAAAGAATATACCTGATGATAGATTTGTAACAGCTATTTTTATTCTATTGAATTCAAAAGAAAAAAATGTTAAAATCGTAAATGTGGGACATAATAATTGTCCTATTTATCTTGATTCTAATGAGTATACTTCAGTAGCAACAGGTCTTCCTTTGGGTATATTTGAAGATATAGACTTCAAAATAGAAAAATATTCTTACAAATCTGAATTTCTATTCATATCTTATACTGATGGAATAACAGAAGCAAGAAATGAAGAAAAAGAAGAATATGGAACAAAAAGACTGGAAAATTTAATAAAACCGATAATAAACGAAAACACAAATGTAATAGTTAACCGTATAATTGATTCGGTGGACAATTTTGTGAAAAGTGCTCCTCAACATGATGATACCACAATTTTAGTGATGAAAGGTTTTTAG
- a CDS encoding response regulator transcription factor, producing MKKIIVVDDSEVLRKIITFNLKTSGYDVIEASNGKEGLEKILSEKPDLVCLDIMMPIMDGFTVLKELKGIDIKIPIIVLTAKGGESDEETALSLGAKKVLTKPFSPKSLIDTVNELVGE from the coding sequence ATGAAAAAAATTATTGTTGTCGATGATTCTGAAGTATTGAGAAAGATAATAACTTTTAATCTTAAAACATCTGGTTATGATGTGATAGAAGCATCTAATGGAAAAGAAGGCTTAGAAAAAATTTTATCAGAAAAACCTGATCTCGTATGCCTTGATATTATGATGCCCATAATGGATGGCTTTACAGTATTAAAAGAACTTAAAGGTATAGATATAAAAATTCCGATCATAGTATTAACTGCTAAAGGTGGAGAATCTGATGAAGAAACAGCCTTATCACTTGGTGCAAAAAAAGTATTAACAAAACCGTTCAGTCCAAAATCTTTAATAGATACGGTAAATGAATTAGTGGGTGAATGA